One window of Chlamydia sp. 04-14 genomic DNA carries:
- a CDS encoding DUF1548 domain-containing protein, with amino-acid sequence MSVSLNPNNSHLPPSPDSSTSSCCKRITTLIKQINCCCLFSKLFREIGSTLGLQHPKSCLDHLLVALVYLVSVLISLVLYVLLLPIKLLTLVISCPYQRKTDTVSLLPETQKVFKPLTETQQAFVEEIKREVLEKVSGEFEINMSQDVLRLAPLPSPFLNSLATTSYSKKLCDYKKLTRLINNLNCWDSGWGIIMNYLTPLLKEDPSHPDAQAFPIMMHHLTLALEDPRISQENKSKALKEISSYAHTCKPTWAETTFRSINNLYNTRNSGRDQILLWLQMFKEHLLSQQQLVAHEEEWHQINGLKHLYGEELGLITDHLNENLSALTLRQTSTLPQNVAKYTELKNSFLQAYRRSHVDLIQYIHNAFLTSEAEIQSRVYNFLLQEVADIINLPETGAHIDLVVDCFYDDNYELKPEGIIYLLYIMDIIAQKTDA; translated from the coding sequence ATGAGCGTCTCCCTTAATCCAAATAATTCTCACCTACCGCCATCCCCTGATTCCTCAACTTCCTCGTGTTGTAAACGCATTACTACTCTCATAAAACAGATTAACTGCTGCTGCCTGTTCTCCAAACTTTTTCGAGAAATAGGTTCTACTTTAGGGTTGCAACATCCAAAATCTTGTTTAGACCATCTACTTGTCGCTCTAGTATACCTCGTTTCCGTTCTTATTTCTCTTGTGCTTTACGTTCTACTCCTTCCCATCAAACTACTCACACTAGTAATTTCTTGTCCCTATCAAAGGAAAACAGACACAGTCTCTCTTCTTCCAGAAACTCAAAAAGTCTTCAAACCTTTAACAGAAACCCAACAAGCATTTGTTGAAGAGATAAAAAGAGAGGTGCTCGAAAAAGTATCTGGAGAATTTGAAATCAATATGTCACAAGACGTCTTACGTCTAGCCCCCCTACCTTCACCATTTTTAAACTCATTAGCAACGACATCCTACTCAAAGAAGTTATGCGATTATAAAAAACTCACAAGACTAATTAACAATCTAAATTGCTGGGATTCTGGTTGGGGAATTATTATGAATTATCTTACTCCCTTATTAAAAGAAGACCCGTCTCATCCTGATGCTCAAGCATTTCCCATCATGATGCATCATCTAACTCTAGCTCTGGAAGATCCTAGAATTTCTCAAGAAAATAAAAGCAAAGCTCTTAAAGAAATCTCCTCCTATGCACATACATGTAAACCCACTTGGGCAGAGACCACTTTCAGATCTATCAACAATCTTTACAATACACGAAACTCAGGAAGAGACCAGATACTATTATGGTTACAAATGTTTAAAGAACATTTACTCTCTCAACAACAACTTGTTGCTCATGAAGAAGAATGGCATCAAATCAACGGTTTAAAACATCTGTACGGTGAAGAACTCGGCTTGATCACCGATCATTTGAATGAGAATCTCTCAGCTCTTACCCTACGTCAGACCTCAACTCTTCCTCAAAATGTAGCAAAATACACAGAGCTGAAGAATAGCTTTTTACAAGCTTACAGAAGATCTCACGTTGACTTGATACAATATATCCATAACGCATTCCTAACATCAGAAGCTGAAATACAATCACGCGTTTATAATTTCCTACTTCAAGAAGTCGCTGATATTATCAATCTTCCCGAAACAGGAGCGCATATCGATTTAGTAGTAGATTGCTTCTATGATGATAATTATGAACTCAAACCAGAAGGAATTATCTACCTCCTTTATATTATGGATATTATAGCTCAAAAAACAGACGCTTAG
- a CDS encoding DUF1539 domain-containing protein: MSLEHNNFRAAFAPPPPASALHETSFIKTANQKISFRSIFNALSTKLGSCLSLNPEFRSGAGWIFTFVLSAIITVLLCILLLPIKLILLGLSCCPCVSRPSVRGEEIRVIPQSPPQTPPPSRRGSDSGISVGLDSSRFAPESFVPIPPARRPSVDQVSISSQPSIQSIGVSPQEITLREYLQVNFPERDLSAITLENLGATFLQAEDLPQGVDILDLPASMFFAEEAPPPVRSPQPSIPSQPASILSLPGDQEVPQQRDESSQPASLMVDTSAAAVSTEQEVDQNLTTRDFLSRVYPNADHRMLIQSARVNIRLQGITVGESDEDILNLPALLAFPDLVAGQPARPTSLDLSDEPRALSPQQEIAPPPPTAEELMSPNDPRYIFLQNNFPELSPEYYNQHINLLASLAGIEVENFDLLQLPLEMFVPPPPPEPDYEPISIEESRERFGDVSPEEYARTNNEFIRNIIENSPRRWTFLNRLRNNINKATRSLTLRREWFTMLDVISNKTNPEVEDQEVQDLARGCLFKINSILRNTNISRERKEELLKYIASYHNDSPAMWLAAMQQELALQNSLDPETITATEDSLGAGAAGGGISPSQILPPLNPQATAQEVEGYIQLLRNNLSRPVFINMDNIHLAPANDEYLESLMRDVPDNWGPIRVPLENRIAEITPNRTTRNRWEEILRRLSNAGSDSVSSAEAQALARATMFQLLKLLNNPAIPNDRKLSIVNNVSSYANRCPPTWVRVAGQELQTLFNSNDASRNILFTWLQVFKEHLLSEIFRGQAEWHMMTAFKQNYGPELGLDNAGIILDTFTLMLAGRDYTNQHQNYLRIFENRYRDSGNAIVDSALEQALGGSEDQIQSLRDIVLADLASAGIPEEHRADIMMEVFFPEENDYKPSREVITYLLLKEGVIDTQNYNS, encoded by the coding sequence ATGTCGTTAGAACACAATAATTTTCGTGCTGCTTTTGCACCCCCACCACCTGCTTCTGCACTACACGAAACTTCTTTTATAAAAACTGCAAATCAAAAAATTTCTTTTAGATCCATATTCAACGCATTAAGCACTAAACTTGGGTCCTGTCTTTCTTTAAATCCAGAATTTCGTTCCGGTGCGGGATGGATTTTTACCTTTGTTTTATCCGCCATTATCACAGTTCTCCTCTGCATTCTTCTTCTTCCGATAAAGTTAATCCTACTAGGATTAAGCTGCTGCCCTTGCGTCTCTAGACCTTCCGTAAGAGGAGAAGAAATCCGTGTAATACCTCAATCGCCTCCTCAAACACCTCCGCCAAGTAGACGGGGATCCGATTCCGGTATTTCTGTAGGATTAGATTCAAGCAGATTTGCTCCAGAATCTTTCGTACCCATTCCTCCAGCACGTCGTCCCTCTGTAGACCAAGTCAGCATATCCAGCCAACCCTCAATTCAATCGATTGGAGTATCTCCTCAAGAAATTACACTTAGAGAGTATCTTCAAGTAAACTTTCCTGAAAGAGACTTATCCGCTATTACTCTAGAAAATTTAGGTGCTACTTTCCTACAAGCTGAGGATCTACCTCAGGGAGTAGATATACTTGATCTTCCCGCCTCAATGTTTTTCGCAGAAGAGGCTCCGCCTCCGGTTAGATCCCCTCAACCCTCAATCCCATCTCAGCCGGCTTCCATTCTCTCTCTACCAGGAGATCAAGAAGTTCCTCAACAACGAGACGAATCAAGTCAGCCGGCATCCCTAATGGTTGATACATCTGCAGCTGCCGTTTCTACTGAACAAGAAGTCGATCAAAACTTAACTACTCGAGATTTTTTAAGTAGGGTTTATCCAAATGCGGATCATAGAATGCTTATTCAAAGCGCTCGTGTGAATATACGCCTTCAAGGGATTACTGTGGGAGAAAGCGATGAAGATATCCTCAATCTTCCTGCTCTTCTTGCTTTCCCTGATTTAGTTGCTGGACAACCTGCACGACCCACATCGTTAGATCTATCCGACGAGCCAAGAGCTCTTTCTCCGCAACAAGAAATCGCACCTCCCCCTCCTACTGCAGAAGAATTAATGTCTCCAAATGATCCTAGATATATATTCCTACAAAATAACTTCCCCGAACTATCTCCTGAATACTACAACCAACATATCAACCTACTCGCTTCGTTAGCTGGAATAGAGGTAGAAAATTTTGACCTACTTCAGTTACCTCTAGAGATGTTTGTTCCACCGCCTCCTCCCGAACCCGATTATGAACCTATTTCTATAGAAGAATCCCGAGAAAGATTCGGAGATGTTTCTCCGGAAGAATACGCAAGAACAAATAATGAGTTTATCCGCAATATTATAGAAAATTCACCAAGACGTTGGACTTTCTTAAATAGATTACGAAACAACATCAATAAGGCAACTCGAAGTTTAACCTTACGTAGAGAATGGTTCACAATGTTAGATGTAATATCTAACAAAACCAATCCAGAGGTTGAGGATCAGGAAGTACAAGATCTTGCTCGTGGATGTCTGTTCAAAATTAACTCTATCTTGAGGAATACCAACATCTCTCGAGAGAGAAAAGAAGAGCTCTTAAAATACATAGCTTCTTATCACAACGATTCTCCAGCTATGTGGTTAGCGGCAATGCAACAAGAATTAGCACTACAAAACAGCCTTGATCCAGAGACAATTACTGCAACTGAAGATTCTCTAGGTGCGGGTGCAGCTGGAGGAGGGATATCGCCTAGTCAAATTCTGCCTCCACTTAATCCTCAAGCAACCGCTCAAGAGGTAGAGGGCTATATACAACTATTAAGAAACAACTTATCTCGTCCTGTATTCATCAATATGGATAATATCCACCTGGCTCCTGCCAACGATGAATATTTAGAATCGTTGATGAGAGATGTTCCTGATAACTGGGGACCCATCCGTGTTCCATTGGAAAATCGTATTGCAGAAATCACACCGAATAGAACTACACGCAACCGATGGGAAGAAATCCTACGACGTTTATCAAATGCAGGATCCGATTCTGTATCTTCTGCAGAAGCGCAAGCTCTTGCACGAGCAACTATGTTCCAGCTTCTTAAACTCCTAAATAACCCGGCCATACCAAATGATAGAAAATTATCGATTGTCAATAACGTGTCCTCCTATGCAAATAGATGTCCTCCTACATGGGTGAGGGTTGCAGGTCAAGAATTGCAAACACTGTTCAATTCTAATGATGCTTCACGAAATATTCTATTTACTTGGTTACAAGTCTTCAAAGAACACCTTCTCTCAGAGATCTTTAGAGGCCAAGCGGAATGGCATATGATGACAGCCTTTAAGCAAAACTATGGACCTGAGTTAGGTTTGGATAATGCAGGTATCATTTTAGATACATTCACATTAATGTTAGCAGGAAGAGATTATACAAATCAGCATCAAAACTATCTTCGAATATTCGAAAACAGATACAGAGATAGCGGTAATGCCATTGTAGATTCTGCTCTAGAACAAGCTCTTGGAGGATCTGAAGATCAAATTCAATCTTTAAGAGATATTGTCCTGGCTGACTTAGCATCTGCAGGCATTCCTGAAGAACACCGTGCGGACATTATGATGGAAGTCTTCTTCCCTGAAGAAAACGACTATAAACCATCTAGAGAGGTAATTACCTACCTACTCTTAAAAGAAGGAGTTATTGACACTCAAAACTATAACTCATAA
- a CDS encoding DUF1548 domain-containing protein, producing MTNILPNGFPIYSINVIPQKSLKQTLQAYAERIHIHVLYTFIKTNLLKNSKNTNTQEPCKTLFISILAAIVSAILLLFLYPVKLAILAISLCLKDPEITTLSPLKTFVRKIQDITNQQLYIDSNNLSVIPESSPFLQSFLVPETDPWELYNLENEIYSLCSTLPEPWKKILNYAYAKRLKNQDASSKQEMSYEGSLYHTVLQKLTTALQDPTIVKEKKQQLLHYIGTYANACPPTWIEVIFRELSAIYNKQDTSINYVLLCVQMFKENLLQSIANRASEEWHHISSFKHYHGRSLGLNMDSLVRIQFTGYLILKKQALYNRVYKRFLSNYRASVKNLIEYIRYQISDSSQELKNSLSGYLCETMRKLEVPENEITSVLSSLFYDEQFQLNTRGVAFILLQQGILTTEAQTTIEKITRRIQVFFL from the coding sequence ATGACAAATATTCTTCCTAATGGTTTCCCTATTTACTCGATAAATGTCATTCCTCAAAAATCTTTAAAACAAACTCTACAAGCATACGCAGAAAGAATTCATATTCATGTTCTCTACACGTTTATAAAAACTAACTTATTGAAGAACTCAAAAAACACTAATACCCAAGAACCTTGCAAAACTCTTTTTATTTCGATCCTAGCAGCAATTGTTAGCGCTATTCTCTTACTGTTTCTCTATCCTGTAAAACTCGCCATTCTAGCAATCAGCTTATGTTTAAAAGATCCTGAAATAACTACATTATCTCCTTTAAAAACCTTCGTACGCAAAATTCAGGATATAACGAATCAACAACTCTACATTGATTCCAATAATCTCAGCGTCATTCCAGAATCTTCTCCTTTCCTACAATCCTTCTTAGTTCCAGAAACTGATCCCTGGGAATTATACAATCTAGAAAATGAGATATACTCATTATGCTCTACTCTACCCGAACCATGGAAAAAAATACTTAATTATGCCTATGCCAAACGCCTTAAGAATCAGGACGCTTCTTCCAAACAAGAAATGTCATATGAGGGATCGCTATACCACACAGTCTTGCAGAAACTAACAACAGCATTGCAAGACCCGACCATCGTCAAAGAGAAAAAACAACAACTTCTACACTATATCGGAACCTACGCAAACGCCTGCCCCCCTACTTGGATCGAAGTCATATTCAGAGAATTATCTGCCATCTACAACAAACAAGACACGAGCATTAACTACGTACTACTTTGCGTACAGATGTTCAAAGAAAACCTTTTGCAATCCATTGCTAATCGAGCTTCTGAAGAGTGGCATCACATATCAAGTTTCAAGCATTATCACGGACGTTCTTTAGGTTTAAATATGGATTCTCTGGTGCGTATTCAATTCACCGGTTACTTAATCCTAAAAAAACAAGCTCTCTATAATCGTGTTTATAAACGATTTCTTTCTAACTACAGAGCTTCTGTAAAGAACCTCATCGAATATATTCGTTATCAAATCTCTGATTCTTCTCAGGAACTGAAGAATTCCCTGTCAGGATATTTATGTGAAACTATGAGAAAATTAGAGGTTCCAGAAAATGAAATCACTTCGGTCCTATCTTCTTTGTTTTATGATGAACAATTTCAATTAAATACTAGGGGGGTTGCCTTTATTCTCCTCCAGCAAGGAATTTTAACTACCGAGGCACAAACAACCATCGAAAAAATAACACGAAGAATTCAAGTTTTTTTTCTTTAA